GGAGACAGACCCCGTCATGGCCGAGCACCTGGCAGCCGCCATGGTGGCGCGGACCGAGCGCGGGGCGGACCCCGAGGCGATCAAGGCCGTGGCGAAGCGGGCCCTGGAGGAGCACGACCCGGCCCTGCGGTCCGCCGCGGTCCGCTCGATGCGGCGCACCAGCGCCCTGGAGAGCACGGACGGCGCGTACGAGAAGCTGGTGCGCGACGCCTCCCCCGAGGTGCGCCAGGAGGCCGCGACGAACATCGTCGAGGACATCCAGGAGGTCTACTCGGGCTATCACGGCGTGGCCTCGGACGCCGCGGTGTCGGCCGCGGCCGCCGCCACGGATCCCAAGGTGACGGCGAAGATCCTCGGCAACATGGACACCCAGATGATCAGCGCCGGCTCGGCCGGCAAGATTCAGTCGCTGCTGCGCAGCGATGATGCCGAGGTGCGCAGGGCGGCGGCGCTCGCGCTGGGCGGGGTGCCCGCGGAGCAGATGGCCAACGCCCGGCAGTCGGTGCTCGCCATGTACCGCGACGAGCAGGACGCCAGCGTGCGCAAGGCGCTCCTGCAGAGCATCGCCCAGTTGGGCTTCTTTGGCGCGATCCCCGAGCTGCAGCGGCTGCGGAGCACCGACCCCAGCCTGGCTCCGGAGATCGACGCATGGATTCGAGTTCTCAGCTTGGACCTTCAGGAGTGGAACCTGATCCTGAGGGAGAAGCAGCGGCTGCAGCAGGTTCCGTAGAGACGTCCATCCCCCCCCAGGGCCGTGAACCGGCTCGAGAGGAAAAACCGATGCGTAAGACGATGAAGCTGCCCCTGGCAGCCCTGGCTTCCCTGGCGCTTGTCCCCGCGACCGTGACCGCGCACACCGTGAAGGCGCCGTACACCGCCACGGTCACCACCACCACGTACTACTCGAGCGGCTCGTTCCACGGCGCCGTCGACGTCTCCAGCGGCAGCTGCGACTACTGGGGCGTGGAGACGGGCGTGGTGGGCTCGGTCTCCTGGAACGTGTCCATCCGGACCACCGCCCACTACTGCAACTCGGGCAACGGCAGCGGCAACCAGAACGAGGCGCTGCACACCTGGGCGGACGGCTGGCAGTTCCGCATCTGGCACTTCAACAAGACCGCCGCCTCGGTGGACAAGACCTGCGACCGCTGCCAGGTCGGCGACGAGGGCTCCACCGGTAACTCCACGGGCGCCCACACCCACATGCAGCAGACCAAGAGCGGCACCTACGACACCTCCTGGTACTCGGGCTACACCACCAAGGGTGAGGCCGTGGACCGCACCGAGACCCTCGGCGTCCTCGACTGATTCAAGCAGCTCGAGGTGAAGCACCGCCTCGGCCAGGGAGCGGGACTTCCCGGTTCCGCTCTCCGGCCGGCTCTCCGCGGGACTTCCCGCACCTTCCCCACGGGGCTGGGATACCGGCCCGGAACCCTCCCATGCCACGAACGCTGAAGGCCCTGGGCGCGCTCGCCGCGCTGGCCGCACTCGCCCCCTCCCCCGCTCCCGCCCGCAACGTCGAAGCGCCCCTGGCTGGCACGGTGACAGCCACCACGTACTCCTCGAGCGGCGCGTTCCACGGCGCCGTGGACATCTCCGGCGGCACTTGCGGCACAACCAACGTCACCACGGCGGTCTTCGGCTCGCTGGCGTGGAACGTGGTCATCAACACCGCTAACACCATCTGCTACGCGAACCTCGCCATCCCGCAGAACGAGGTGCGGCACACCTTCGCCGACGGCTTCACGTTCCGCCTGATGCACTTCAACCCGTCGGCGGCCTCGTATGACCGGACGTGTGATCGCTGCAACATCGGCAAGGCCAGCTCGCCCGGCAACCCGGACTCCGACATCCACCTCCAGTTGGACAAGAGCGGTACCAAGGACACCTCCTGGTACTCGGGCTCCACCACCAAGGGCGAGGCCCTGTCCCTGGGCGAGCGCGTCGGCGTCCTCGACTGAGCCACCGTTTTTGGGAGGCTGTCATCTGGGCTCTCTCGCCTTCAGGAGACGTCACCATCAGGGTCCGGCTCCTTCTCGCCAG
The DNA window shown above is from Hyalangium minutum and carries:
- a CDS encoding HEAT repeat domain-containing protein, encoding MTRTLCFRTGTLLLALTLCPLLPGTAAAQVIAPGPALQGESCSVAGLMDSIRHGLKSNSEAYKKYLRTLLRESAVTLPDQELRAAFERETDPVMAEHLAAAMVARTERGADPEAIKAVAKRALEEHDPALRSAAVRSMRRTSALESTDGAYEKLVRDASPEVRQEAATNIVEDIQEVYSGYHGVASDAAVSAAAAATDPKVTAKILGNMDTQMISAGSAGKIQSLLRSDDAEVRRAAALALGGVPAEQMANARQSVLAMYRDEQDASVRKALLQSIAQLGFFGAIPELQRLRSTDPSLAPEIDAWIRVLSLDLQEWNLILREKQRLQQVP